The Fundulus heteroclitus isolate FHET01 unplaced genomic scaffold, MU-UCD_Fhet_4.1 scaffold_36, whole genome shotgun sequence sequence CGAGGAAGCTTTGTCGAGGCAGACCACGGGAACCTTTACGGATGGATAGAAAGGTTTTTGTCAGAGAACGAGCTGAATCTGAGAAACCAGAAGTTGTCAGCTTTTCCATCAGTAGGTCATGACTGATGGTGtcaaaggaagaactgaaatcCAAAAACACAGCTTGAACTCTTTTCCCTTTTATAGTCATTGTGTCccaattactttttatttccttgATTTCTTCATCCAGTGATGGCGAGGGGATCAAGCTATTatcaataaagtgttttttggcCTGTTGAAAGAGAATTAAATCAAAGATTGAAGCTAACATAACATGGACACTGTCAATATTGCTGTTCTCCCTGAAatgaatatttttctttaaggTTTTGAGCTGAGAAGGACACTTGTTGCTGGAGAAGCATCTATTCAGGATGTGACCGATGGAATCAGAGATGTTGTCAGCCTCAGTTTCATCTATTCCATGAGCCGCATGGTCACAGAAATGCATCACTAATGTCCTCACTGTTTCAGCATCAATTTCTTTAAAGCTAAATTGTTGTGGTCCCTCTTCCTGCATGTTGTTCTGGACCTGAGAACCTTCAGCCACAAACTCTAAAGCAGAGTACGGTTGATGGATAAAATCCAGAGGTCCTGCCTCTGAGGTTgcagttcccttttttgttatGTTGATCACACGAACAGGCAAACTCTCTCCGAAATACTCTAGAAATACTTTTAATAAAGCTTTAGAATCAGTTTTAGCCTTCTCAAATTCCTGGACAAAATAAGCTTTCTGATCCTTCTGACTATGTGTTGAAACTCTTTTCTTCAACGCCAAAAGTCTTATTTTTTCCCATGGTTGTCTCCTTTCTATTACagcctgttttattttatccctGTCAGATATCACAGTTCGTAACTCTTCGTTTAGCCTCAGGGAATCATAAACATCTTGGGTCTGTAACAGAGCAGGTTTGTTTGCCACTGAAAGAAACTTCTCAGTAAATTTGGACAGAGCTTTTGTAGGATTAGTCTCTGTCAGCACATCCCTCCATTGAACTGCCTTCATGTCTTCTTTAAACTGGTTTTGATCAAACTCTTTGTTTGACCTTCTGATCCTTTGAGGAATATTCATACTCTTAACTGTGAAGGTAATGAGGTTATGGTCAGTGCAACCTGTTGCAGTGGATTCTGGTTCTGAGCACAACTCTAGAACATTAGTATAAATGTGATCAATGCATGTTGATGAGGAGGATTTTAAATTATACCTGGTTTTAACCTTCACAACCTGAGTTAACCCCAGTACAGATATAGCTTTGGGAGTGTTTTCCACCAGCTCATCATTC is a genomic window containing:
- the LOC110369265 gene encoding uncharacterized protein LOC110369265 isoform X1; amino-acid sequence: MATSSPEPNEKCSMALLNINGLRNKTDEIRYIIEKHKLHVLALCETKIDSKVKDSEVYIKGFRMWRKDRTNYGGGVALYVQDHIETTLRSDLMETEAEIIWVEMKLPERSVLVGSCYRPPNDDLGLIEIYHTMTLASKEKIKRGIFLMGDLNIYWNDELVENTPKAISVLGLTQVVKVKTRYNLKSSSSTCIDHIYTNVLELCSEPESTATGCTDHNLITFTVKSMNIPQRIRRSNKEFDQNQFKEDMKAVQWRDVLTETNPTKALSKFTEKFLSVANKPALLQTQDVYDSLRLNEELRTVISDRDKIKQAVIERRQPWEKIRLLALKKRVSTHSQKDQKAYFVQEFEKAKTDSKALLKVFLEYFGESLPVRVINITKKGTATSEAGPLDFIHQPYSALEFVAEGSQVQNNMQEEGPQQFSFKEIDAETVRTLVMHFCDHAAHGIDETEADNISDSIGHILNRCFSSNKCPSQLKTLKKNIHFRENSNIDSVHVMLASIFDLILFQQAKKHFIDNSLIPSPSLDEEIKEIKSNWDTMTIKGKRVQAVFLDFSSSFDTISHDLLMEKLTTSGFSDSARSLTKTFLSIRKGSRGLPRQSFLARLLFTVFINNLRKVLETSSSAVCDSCIMIYCADTDTEKLKTVLDNEVESVHKWAKGFSFTFTETRPEPLKCRKISDIYDILDSLLICHQDQLNWIRALEKIVQLSDVWYNHKVKEKIGDYFGKRRLGKVGESVINSLLLFQPELRDL